One genomic window of Daphnia pulex isolate KAP4 chromosome 10, ASM2113471v1 includes the following:
- the LOC124205491 gene encoding uncharacterized protein LOC124205491: protein MARVTVFFGLMLILSCETICSSALTTFFLEDKLQELEVRLEAKIEAKNAQLETKVTQLEAQLKLNNKLRQDLALKVIQLEAKNVQLEVKIGKLETKVEQQDSLLTSLLREKNERRAAASTDSVRPIGNNQSPVAINGLPSSCGDLALIGHTLSGIYSVMGSAKMESVFCDFTKLPDDAGFQKWIGYADVKSAPVHFYVQRNSSFSDEFTPIPFQLAVVNEGNAMNLTSGKFTAPRPGIYFFSFAGVARLSSSSAVDFYSELYLNGNRIGSSHVYENNPPVLQYSPLSLQSTLNLKKDDQLWVTITYSAGSDSSLYDSGIHRTHFTGFMLEEEIVAAL, encoded by the exons atggCTCGTGTGACAGTCTTTTTTGGTCTGATGTTAATTTTGAGTTGCGAGACAATTTGTTCCTCTGCTCTTACCACATTTTTCTTGGAAGACAAACTGCAAGAATTGGAAGTGAGACTAGAAGCCAAAATTGAAGCTAAAAATGCTCAACTTGAAACAAAGGTGACGCAACTGGAGGCGCAACTCAAACTAAAT AATAAACTAAGACAAGATTTGGCATTGAAAGTAATTCAATTAGAGGCCAAAAATGTCCAACTAGAAgtcaaaattggaaaactgGAGACCAAAGTTGAACAACAAGATTCGCTTTTAACTTCCCTTTtacgagagaaaaatgaacgcagagcagcagcatcgaCCGACTCTGTTCGTCCAATTGGCAATAATCAATCGCCAGTTGCCATCAACGGACTGCCGTCTTCATGCGGGGATCTGGCGCTGATTGGCCATACCCTTAGCGGAATTTATTCTGTCATGGGATCGGCGAAAATGGAATCCGTTTTCTGCGATTTCACTAAACTTCCTGACGATGCGG gttttcagaaatggatcggatacgccgacgtcaaatcggcgcccgtccatttctacgtccagagaaattcttcattttccgACGAATTCACTCCGATTCCGTTCCAGTTGGCGGTAGTGAACGAAGGAAACGCCATGAATTTGACATCGGGGAAATTCACGGCACCGCGgccgggaatttattttttctctttcgcggGAGTGGCgcgtctttcttcttcatctgctGTAGATTTTTATTCTGAACTTTATTTGAACGGGAATCGAATCGGGTCGAGTCATGTTTACGAGAATAACCCCCCCGTTCTTCAATATAGTCCGTTGTCCCTCCAGTCGacgctgaacttgaaaaaagacgATCAACTCTGGGTGACGATTACTTATTCTGCTGGTTCAGACTCGTCTTTGTATGACAGCGGCATCCACCGGacccatttcacgggtttcatgttggaggaggaaattgtggCGGCCCTTTGA
- the LOC124205492 gene encoding tRNA (guanine(10)-N2)-methyltransferase homolog isoform X1, with amino-acid sequence MDGALVDAWPNFPGIKKRQPNEDIKGNLKTYNLFSRYLDVFVGDASTPVWRSNFRFDSIITDPPYGIRESTYKVGSKKIAPIPDEMLSTHFPSKTQYGLGDIYKDLLNFAANSLKLHGRLVFWIPIIRMEYDPDLLPEHPCLETIANSEQILNLHSSRRLITMQKIMEPKEAEDSAIIHNLQYTFRHKFFNTSEIKGHGKEDESARNLTKRSKRGNGIAKLPCDK; translated from the exons atggatggagcacttgtggatgcctggccgaatttcccaggcataaag AAACGCCAGCCAAATGAAGACATCAAGGGAAACCTAAAGACTTATAACCTTTTTTCACGCTATTTGGATGTCTTCGTGGGTGACGCATCAACGCCCGTTTGGAGGTCGAATTTCCGTTTCGACTCCATCATAACTGATc CTCCTTATGGAATTCGTGAATCAACCTATAAAGTGGGTAGCAAGAAAATCGCCCCTATTCCGGATGAGATGCTGTCGACACATTTTCCTTCTAAAACTCAGTACGGTTTAGGCGACATCTATAAAGATCTTCTTAATTTTGCCGCCAATAGTCTCAAACTGCATGGCCGACTGGTTTTTTGGATTCCAATCATACG AATGGAGTATGATCCAGACCTCCTACCTGAACATCCTTGTTTGGAAACTATAGCCAACAGTGAGCAGATCCTAAATTTGCATTCCAGCCGTCGATTAATAACTATGCAAAAGATTATGGAACCAAAG GAGGCTGAAGATTCAGCAATAATCCACAACCTACAGTACACATTTCGACACAAGTTCTTCAATACCAGCGAAATCAAAGGACATGGAAAGGAAGACGAAAGTGCGCGAAATCTAACGAAAAGAAGCAAACGGGGAAACGGAATAGCAAAATTGCCATGTGATAAGTAA
- the LOC124205495 gene encoding uncharacterized protein LOC124205495, whose product MNRYESAYRDYTIQRGGATDSADESTLYPQRPERSKSGRAGRAIRGVKDTNSDSSAESHLGGGFDANRMTTQAQTNPGFSSTDEESFIQQPNHVHRHHQISSRELSDRSGGERSNPDFLVANDAIQTYQRSPSLGSGSLSMDERREREYHYGQHDENNRSNTSVDHEVPEIYIPQPEFLTRMPTSELSQGSYRTYRTAPPYTEDATLRSKTSKRGGIVIESSRAPHPMCPNTRSCCCLMLLFNLGLLLVCLGFVIVLQLNDPPFVWYLGVFMLVFGFVSLIIGLVFCAWMCREGSPDAPLPPNSELYWTHHWRKTIYLPESHGRVHETTVKTPIPEEEQYPYADESDSYSGGDGQPQRYHHHNNNHGRY is encoded by the exons atgaaccgTTACGAGTCGGCGTATCGAGATTACACGATTCAAAGAGGGGGAGCAACAGATTCGGCAGATGAGTCGACTTTGTATCCCCAGCGGCCGGAACGGAGCAAAAGCGGTCGAGCCGGAAGGGCCATCCGCGGTGTCAAAGACACCAACAGCGACAGCAGCGCCGAAAGTCACCTGGGTGGTGGATTCGACGCCAACAGAATGACGACACAGGCACAGACCAATCCGGGATTTTCCAGTACCGACGAGGAGAGTTTCATCCAGCAGCCGAATCACGTCCATCGCCATCATCAAATTTCGTCGCGTGAACTTTCAGATCGCAGCGGAGGAGAGAGAAGCAATCCAGACTTTTTGGTGGCCAACGATGCCATTCAAACTTACCAGAG aTCGCCAAGTTTGGGAAGTGGTTCCCTGTCGATGGATGAGCGCCGGGAACGTGAATATCACTACGGCCAGCACGACGAGAACAATAGGTCGAACACGTCTGTCGATCACGAGGTGCCCGAGATCTACATCCCGCAACCGGAATTCCTCACGCGGATGCCCACCTCGGAACTCAG TCAGGGATCGTACAGGACGTACAGGACGGCGCCTCCGTACACAGAAGACGCCACTCTGCGTTCGAAAACGTCCAAACGAGGCGGGATCGTGATCGAGTCGTCCAGGGCGCCCCACCCCATGTGCCCAAACACCCGCAGTTGCTGCTGTCTCATGTTACTCTTCAACCTTGGCCTTTTGCTCGTCTGTCTCGGTTTCGTCATCGTCCTACAGCTCAACGATCCGCCGTTCGTCtg GTATTTGGGAGTGTTTATGTTGGTCTTTGGCTTCGTCAGCCTGATTATCGGCCTCGTATTCTGCGCCTGGATGTGCCGTGAAGGCTCTCCCGACGCCCCTCTACCGCCCAACAGCGAACTCTATTGGACGCATCACTG GCGCAAGACGATCTACCTGCCTGAATCTCACGGCCGTGTTCACGAAACAACCGTCAAGACTCCCATTCCGGAGGAGGAGCAGTATCCGTACGCGGATGAAAGCGATTCGTACAGCGGTGGCGACGGCCAACCGCAACGCTACCAtcaccacaacaacaatcacGGCCGCTactaa
- the LOC124205492 gene encoding tRNA (guanine(10)-N2)-methyltransferase homolog isoform X2 has protein sequence MKTNSKTISKRQPNEDIKGNLKTYNLFSRYLDVFVGDASTPVWRSNFRFDSIITDPPYGIRESTYKVGSKKIAPIPDEMLSTHFPSKTQYGLGDIYKDLLNFAANSLKLHGRLVFWIPIIRMEYDPDLLPEHPCLETIANSEQILNLHSSRRLITMQKIMEPKEAEDSAIIHNLQYTFRHKFFNTSEIKGHGKEDESARNLTKRSKRGNGIAKLPCDK, from the exons ATGAAAACCAATAGCAAAACAATTTCG AAACGCCAGCCAAATGAAGACATCAAGGGAAACCTAAAGACTTATAACCTTTTTTCACGCTATTTGGATGTCTTCGTGGGTGACGCATCAACGCCCGTTTGGAGGTCGAATTTCCGTTTCGACTCCATCATAACTGATc CTCCTTATGGAATTCGTGAATCAACCTATAAAGTGGGTAGCAAGAAAATCGCCCCTATTCCGGATGAGATGCTGTCGACACATTTTCCTTCTAAAACTCAGTACGGTTTAGGCGACATCTATAAAGATCTTCTTAATTTTGCCGCCAATAGTCTCAAACTGCATGGCCGACTGGTTTTTTGGATTCCAATCATACG AATGGAGTATGATCCAGACCTCCTACCTGAACATCCTTGTTTGGAAACTATAGCCAACAGTGAGCAGATCCTAAATTTGCATTCCAGCCGTCGATTAATAACTATGCAAAAGATTATGGAACCAAAG GAGGCTGAAGATTCAGCAATAATCCACAACCTACAGTACACATTTCGACACAAGTTCTTCAATACCAGCGAAATCAAAGGACATGGAAAGGAAGACGAAAGTGCGCGAAATCTAACGAAAAGAAGCAAACGGGGAAACGGAATAGCAAAATTGCCATGTGATAAGTAA